One Solanum lycopersicum chromosome 4, SLM_r2.1 DNA window includes the following coding sequences:
- the LOC101247907 gene encoding pentatricopeptide repeat-containing protein At4g14850-like yields the protein MVFESRICRLSSHLQFTLSSPIFKFQNSLFSTSISNYISYTNLLSNLSKTKSLTPGLQIHAHLTKLGLSNHSKYRNHLVNLYSKCGIFQYAQKLIDESPEPDLVSWSSLISGYSQNGFGKDAIWGFLKMHSLGLRCNEFTFPSVLKACSTEKELCLGKQLHGVVVVTGFDSDVFVANTLVVMYAKCGEFVDSRMLFEEIPERNVVSWNALFSCYTQNDFFSEAMCMFHDMIGSGVRPDEYSLSNILNACTGLGDIVEGKKIHGYLVKLGYGSDPFSSNALVDMYAKGGDLKDAITAFEGIVVPDIVSWNAIIAGCVLHECQGQAIDMLNQMRRSGIWPNMFTLSSALKACAALELPELGKGLHSLLIKKDIILDPFVSVGLIDMYCKCNLTKDARLIYDLMPGKDLIALNAMISGYSQNEADDACLDLFTQTFTQGIGFDQTTLLAILNSAAGLQAANVCKQVHALSVKSGFLCDTFVINSLVDSYGKCTRLDDAARIFYECATLDLPSFTSLITAYALFGQGEEAMKLYLKLQDMDLKPDSFVCSSLLNACANLSAYEQGKQIHAHVLKFGFMSDVFAGNSLVNMYAKCGSIEDASCAFHEVPKKGIVSWSAMIGGLAQHGHAKQALHLFGEMLKDGVSPNHITLVSVLYACNHAGLVAEAKKYFETMKDSFRIEPTQEHYACMIDVLGRAGKLDDAIELVNKMPFEANASVWGALLGAARIHKNVEVGKHAAEMLFSLEPEKSGTHVLLANIYASVGLWGDVAKVRRFMKNSRVKKEPGMSWIEVKDSIYTFIVGDRSHPRSDDIYAKLEELGQLMDKAGYVPMVDIDLHDVERRQKEILLSYHSEKLAVAFGLIAMPPGAPIRVKKNLRICLDCHTAFKFICKIVSREIIIRDINRFHHFKDGSCSCGDYW from the coding sequence ATGGTTTTCGAATCAAGAATTTGCCGCCTTTCTAGTCACCTACAATTCACACTTTCTTCTCCgattttcaagtttcaaaataGCCTCTTTTCGACCTCCATATCTAACTATATTTCCTACACAAACCTCCTTTCAAACCTTTCCAAAACTAAGTCTTTAACCCCAGGTCTTCAAATCCATGCCCATTTAACCAAACTTGGGTTATCTAATCATAGTAAATATAGGAACCATTTagttaatttgtattcaaaatGTGGCATTTTTCAATATGCACAGAAACTGATTGATGAAAGTCCTGAACCAGATTTGGTTTCTTGGTCATCTTTGATTTCTGGGTATTCCCAGAATGGTTTTGGTAAAGATGCTATATGGGGTTTTTTAAAAATGCATTCTTTGGGTCTTAGATGTAATGAGTTTACTTTTCCTAGTGTTCTTAAGGCATGTTCTACTGAGAAGGAGCTTTGTCTTGGTAAGCAGCTTCATGGGGTGGTTGTGGTTACAGGATTCGATTCTGATGTTTTCGTTGCGAATACTTTGGTTGTCATGTACGCGAAATGTGGCGAGTTTGTGGATTCTAGGATGTTGTTTGAGGAAATCCCGGAAAGAAATGTTGTTTCTTGGAATGCCTTGTTTTCTTGTTACAcgcaaaatgatttttttagtgAGGCGATGTGTATGTTTCATGATATGATTGGTAGTGGAGTTAGACCAGATGAATACAGTTTGTCCAATATATTGAATGCTTGTACTGGTTTAGGAGATATTGTTGAAGGAAAGAAAATACATGGGTATTTGGTGAAGCTTGGCTATGGTTCTGATCCGTTTTCTTCTAATGCACTCGTCGACATGTATGCAAAAGGGGGAGATCTTAAGGATGCCATTACAGCTTTTGAGGGAATTGTGGTACCTGACATTGTTTCATGGAATGCTATTATTGCTGGTTGTGTTCTTCATGAATGCCAAGGGCAAGCTATAGATATGTTGAATCAGATGAGGAGGTCAGGAATTTGGCCAAACATGTTCACATTATCGAGTGCTCTCAAGGCTTGTGCTGCACTAGAGCTCCCTGAGTTGGGTAAAGGGTTGCACTCTCTTTTGATAAAGAAAGATATAATTTTGGATCCATTTGTGAGTGTTGGTCTTATTGATATGTATTGCAAGTGTAATTTAACAAAAGATGCGAGGTTGATCTATGATCTGATGCCCGGGAAGGACTTAATTGCATTGAATGCTATGATCTCTGGTTATTCACAGAATGAGGCAGATGATGCATGCCTAGACCTTTTCACTCAGACATTCACCCAAGGAATTGGATTTGATCAGACAACCTTACTTGCCATTCTCAACTCTGCTGCGGGCTTGCAGGCTGCCAATGTCTGCAAACAAGTGCATGCACTCTCTGTGAAGTCGGGATTTTTGTGTGACACCTTTGTTATAAACAGTCTTGTTGATTCTTATGGAAAATGCACCCGGTTGGATGATGCAGCTAGAATTTTTTACGAGTGCGCTACTCTGGATTTGCCATCTTTTACCTCTCTCATAACAGCTTATGCTCTATTTGGTCAAGGTGAAGAAGCTATGAAACTGTATCTGAAGTTACAAGACATGGATCTCAAGCCAGACTCATTTGTTTGCAGTTCTCTCCTAAATGCATGTGCAAATTTATCAGCATACGAACAGGGGAAACAAATACATGCTCATGTGTTGAAGTTTGGGTTCATGTCAGATGTGTTTGCTGGTAACTCTCTAGTTAACATGTATGCCAAGTGTGGAAGTATAGAAGATGCTAGCTGTGCTTTCCATGAGGTTCCTAAGAAAGGTATCGTTTCATGGTCGGCAATGATTGGAGGACTTGCCCAACATGGACATGCGAAACAGGCGCTTCATTTATTTGGCGAGATGTTAAAAGATGGTGTATCTCCAAATCACATAACATTAGTTAGTGTCCTTTATGCATGTAATCATGCTGGCTTAGTTGCAGAAGCcaagaagtattttgaaacaatGAAAGACTCGTTTAGGATTGAACCAACTCAAGAGCATTATGCATGCATGATTGATGTCCTGGGTCGAGCAGGAAAACTAGATGATGCTATTGAGCTCGTAAATAAGATGCCTTTTGAAGCTAATGCCTCTGTTTGGGGTGCTCTTCTTGGTGCTGCAAGAATCCACAAGAATGTAGAGGTAGGGAAACATGCTGCCGAGATGCTTTTTAGCCTTGAACCAGAGAAATCTGGCACTCATGTTCTCCTTGCAAATATTTATGCATCAGTTGGTTTGTGGGGAGATGTTGCAAAAGTAAGAAGATTTATGAAGAACAGTAGAGTAAAAAAGGAACCCGGTATGAGTTGGATTGAAGTGAAAGATAGTATTTACACATTTATAGTTGGAGACAGAAGTCATCCGCGAAGTGATGATATATATGCCAAACTGGAGGAACTGGGACAGCTAATGGATAAAGCTGGTTATGTTCCTATGGTAGATATTGATCTCCATGATGTAGAGAGGAGACAAAAGGAAATTCTTCTCTCCTATCATAGTGAGAAACTAGCTGTTGCATTTGGGCTGATTGCTATGCCTCCTGGTGCTCCTATTAGAGTGAAGAAGAACCTTCGGATTTGTTTGGACTGCCATACAGCATTCAAGTTCATTTGTAAAATTGTCTCAAGGGAGATCATTATTAGAGATATTAACCGGTTCCACCATTTCAAAGACGGCTCTTGCTCATGTGGGGATTACTGGTGA